In Achromobacter xylosoxidans A8, a single window of DNA contains:
- a CDS encoding efflux RND transporter periplasmic adaptor subunit, whose translation MTAATPAANPARKRLLLLATGAFILIAIAYGIWWALFGAHFESTDDAYVHGNLVQITPQVPGTVVAIEADDTETVAAGQPLVRLDPADTDVALQQAQAKLAQTVRQVRTIYVQNDALAADVDLRNADILRAQAELTRAQSDVNRRQQLAKSGGVSGEEILHAEAALKSAQSGLAQARAALAASRAKLATNQALTQGTTVANHPDVQQAAAGLRNAWLAQSRTVLPAPVGGVIARRSVQVGQRVAPGSALMTVVPLDQVWIEANFKEGQLRKMRIGQPAKMVADLYGSSVTYHGTIAGLDAGTGSAFALLPAQNATGNWIKVVQRVPVRIALDPEDLKKHPLRVGLSMDVEVDVGKQEGEPLTQAERKEPVWSTRAFEPAHDEVDTMISKIIEANLAS comes from the coding sequence ATGACCGCAGCCACTCCCGCCGCCAACCCCGCCCGCAAACGCCTGCTGCTGCTGGCCACCGGGGCCTTCATCCTCATCGCGATCGCCTACGGCATCTGGTGGGCGCTGTTCGGCGCCCATTTCGAGAGCACCGACGACGCCTACGTGCACGGCAACCTGGTGCAGATCACGCCCCAGGTGCCCGGCACGGTCGTGGCCATCGAGGCCGACGACACGGAGACCGTCGCCGCCGGCCAGCCGCTGGTGCGCCTGGACCCCGCCGACACCGACGTGGCCTTGCAGCAGGCCCAGGCCAAACTCGCGCAAACGGTACGGCAGGTGCGCACCATCTATGTCCAGAACGACGCCCTGGCCGCCGACGTCGACCTGCGCAACGCCGACATCCTGCGCGCCCAGGCTGAACTGACCCGTGCGCAAAGCGACGTCAACCGCCGCCAGCAACTGGCCAAGTCCGGCGGCGTCAGTGGCGAAGAGATCCTGCACGCCGAAGCCGCGCTCAAGTCCGCTCAATCCGGTCTGGCCCAGGCCCGAGCCGCGCTGGCCGCCTCGCGCGCCAAGCTGGCCACCAATCAGGCGCTGACCCAGGGCACCACGGTCGCCAACCACCCCGACGTGCAGCAGGCCGCGGCCGGCCTGCGCAACGCCTGGCTGGCGCAATCGCGCACCGTGCTGCCCGCCCCGGTGGGCGGGGTGATAGCCCGGCGCAGCGTGCAGGTTGGCCAGCGCGTCGCTCCCGGCTCCGCCCTGATGACGGTCGTGCCGCTGGACCAGGTCTGGATCGAAGCCAACTTCAAGGAAGGCCAGTTGCGCAAGATGCGCATCGGCCAACCCGCCAAGATGGTTGCCGACCTGTACGGCAGTTCGGTCACCTACCACGGCACCATCGCCGGGCTGGACGCCGGCACGGGCAGCGCCTTCGCCCTGCTGCCCGCCCAGAACGCCACCGGCAACTGGATCAAGGTGGTGCAGCGCGTGCCGGTGCGCATCGCGCTGGATCCCGAAGACCTGAAGAAGCACCCGCTGCGCGTGGGCCTGTCCATGGACGTGGAAGTGGATGTGGGCAAGCAGGAAGGCGAACCGCTGACGCAGGCCGAACGCAAGGAGCCGGTCTGGTCGACGCGCGCCTTCGAGCCGGCCCACGATGAAGTCGACACCATGATCAGCAAGATCATCGAGGCCAACCTCGCATCATGA
- a CDS encoding DHA2 family efflux MFS transporter permease subunit: protein MSAAKQPAAPPAPPPGGYPPLEGATRIIGSIALSTAVFMNVLDTSIANVSIPTISGDLGVSTSQGTWVITSFAVANAITVPLTGWLTQRFGQVRLFLVSTLLFVLASWLCGFAPSLEALIAFRVLQGAVAGPMIPLSQALMLASFPKSKAGMALAVWSMTTLVAPVAGPLLGGWISDNYTWPWIFYINVPVGLLAAWISWRIYGGRESVTRKLPIDKVGLALLVLWVGALQIMLDKGKELDWFASGTIIALAATAFVAFVFFLIWELTDAHPVVDLRLFKIRNFTVGALTLAVAYGVFFGNVVLLPLWLQSNMGYTATYAGLVTAPVGLLAILLTPIVGKMLATRDPRQIATVAFLIFALVCFMRSGFNTQTDVRTLMVPTIIQGAAMATFFVPLTSITLSGIEPWRIPAASGLSNFLRLTAGAFGTSIATTLWENRATMHHSQLTEVAKPGQQAFDQTMAALQNGLGMSHQQALTMVDGLINTQAFTMSAVDVFYASAIIFLALTGLVWFARPRSAKAGGGGGAAEAAAGAH from the coding sequence ATGAGCGCAGCCAAGCAGCCCGCCGCCCCGCCGGCGCCCCCGCCTGGCGGTTACCCGCCACTGGAAGGCGCGACCCGCATCATCGGGTCCATCGCGCTGTCCACGGCGGTGTTCATGAACGTGCTGGACACCTCGATCGCGAACGTGTCCATTCCCACCATCTCGGGCGACCTTGGCGTCAGCACCAGCCAGGGCACCTGGGTCATCACTTCCTTCGCCGTGGCCAACGCGATCACGGTGCCGCTCACGGGCTGGCTCACTCAACGCTTCGGGCAGGTGCGGCTGTTCCTGGTTTCCACGCTGCTGTTCGTGCTGGCGTCATGGCTGTGCGGCTTTGCGCCTTCGCTGGAGGCGCTGATCGCATTCCGCGTGCTGCAAGGCGCGGTCGCCGGCCCCATGATCCCGCTGTCGCAAGCGCTGATGCTGGCGAGCTTCCCCAAGTCCAAGGCGGGCATGGCGCTGGCGGTCTGGTCCATGACCACGCTGGTCGCGCCCGTCGCCGGGCCCTTGCTGGGCGGCTGGATCTCCGACAACTACACCTGGCCCTGGATCTTCTACATCAACGTGCCGGTGGGCCTGCTGGCCGCCTGGATCAGTTGGCGCATCTATGGCGGCCGGGAGTCCGTCACGCGCAAGCTGCCGATCGACAAGGTCGGCCTGGCGCTGCTGGTGCTGTGGGTGGGCGCGCTGCAGATCATGCTGGACAAGGGCAAGGAGCTGGATTGGTTCGCCAGCGGCACCATCATTGCGCTGGCCGCGACCGCCTTCGTCGCCTTCGTCTTTTTCCTGATCTGGGAACTGACTGACGCGCACCCCGTGGTGGACCTGCGCCTGTTCAAGATCCGCAACTTCACGGTCGGCGCGCTGACCCTGGCGGTGGCGTACGGCGTCTTCTTCGGCAATGTGGTGCTGCTGCCGCTATGGCTGCAGAGCAATATGGGCTACACCGCGACCTACGCGGGGCTGGTGACCGCCCCGGTCGGCCTGCTGGCGATCCTGCTGACGCCCATCGTCGGCAAGATGCTGGCCACGCGCGACCCGCGGCAGATCGCGACGGTGGCGTTCCTGATCTTCGCGCTGGTGTGCTTCATGCGTTCGGGATTCAACACGCAAACCGACGTCCGCACGTTGATGGTCCCGACCATCATCCAGGGCGCGGCCATGGCGACGTTCTTCGTGCCGCTCACCTCGATCACGCTGTCCGGCATCGAGCCGTGGCGCATTCCCGCGGCCTCGGGCCTGTCGAACTTCCTGCGCTTGACGGCGGGCGCGTTCGGCACGTCCATCGCCACCACGCTGTGGGAAAACCGCGCGACCATGCATCACTCGCAACTGACCGAAGTCGCCAAGCCCGGCCAGCAGGCGTTCGACCAGACCATGGCGGCGCTGCAGAATGGGCTGGGGATGTCGCATCAGCAAGCGCTGACCATGGTGGACGGGCTGATCAATACGCAAGCCTTCACCATGTCGGCGGTGGACGTGTTCTATGCGTCCGCCATCATCTTCCTGGCCCTGACCGGCCTAGTCTGGTTCGCCCGTCCGCGATCGGCCAAGGCGGGCGGCGGCGGCGGCGCGGCTGAAGCGGCGGCTGGCGCGCACTGA
- a CDS encoding tartrate dehydrogenase, whose translation MAKKHKIAVIPGDGIGKEVVPEGLKVLDAVATRFGIDFQWDHFDWSCDYYAKHGKMMPDDWQAQIGQHEAIFFGSIGWPATVPDHEALWGSLFKFRREFDQYINLRPVRLMPGVPSPLKDRQPGEIDFFIVRENTEGEYSNSGGRLFAGTEREVVIQESVFTRIGADRVLKFAFELAQKRGKHLTAATKSNGISISMPWWDERVAEMAEKYPDVRWDKYHIDILCAHFVQHPDWFDVVVASNLFGDILSDLGPACTGTIGIAPSANLNPERKFPSLFEPVHGSAPDIYGKGIANPIGQIWSGALMLDFLGYPDASAAVVKAIETVLAEGPRTRDMKGDASTADVGSAIAALVVAG comes from the coding sequence GTGGCAAAGAAACACAAGATTGCGGTGATCCCTGGAGACGGCATCGGCAAGGAAGTCGTGCCCGAGGGCTTGAAGGTGCTGGACGCGGTCGCAACGCGATTCGGCATCGATTTTCAGTGGGACCATTTCGACTGGAGCTGCGACTACTACGCCAAGCACGGCAAGATGATGCCGGACGACTGGCAGGCGCAGATCGGCCAGCACGAAGCGATTTTCTTCGGTTCCATCGGCTGGCCCGCCACGGTGCCTGACCACGAAGCGCTGTGGGGTTCGCTGTTCAAGTTCCGCCGCGAATTCGACCAATACATCAACCTGCGTCCCGTGCGCCTGATGCCCGGCGTGCCTTCGCCGCTGAAGGATCGCCAGCCGGGCGAGATCGACTTCTTCATCGTGCGCGAGAACACGGAAGGCGAATACTCGAACAGCGGTGGCCGCCTGTTCGCGGGCACCGAGCGCGAAGTGGTCATCCAGGAAAGCGTATTCACGCGCATCGGCGCCGACCGCGTGCTCAAGTTCGCCTTCGAACTGGCGCAGAAGCGCGGCAAGCATCTCACTGCGGCAACCAAGTCCAACGGCATTTCCATTTCGATGCCCTGGTGGGACGAGCGCGTGGCGGAGATGGCCGAGAAGTACCCGGACGTGCGCTGGGACAAGTACCACATCGACATCCTGTGCGCGCATTTCGTGCAGCATCCGGACTGGTTCGACGTGGTGGTGGCTTCCAACCTGTTTGGCGACATCCTGTCCGACCTGGGCCCGGCCTGCACGGGTACCATCGGCATCGCGCCTTCGGCCAACCTGAACCCGGAACGCAAGTTCCCGTCCTTGTTCGAACCGGTACACGGTTCGGCGCCGGACATCTACGGCAAGGGCATCGCCAATCCTATTGGCCAGATCTGGAGCGGCGCGCTGATGCTGGATTTCCTGGGTTATCCGGACGCTTCGGCGGCAGTGGTCAAGGCTATCGAAACAGTCCTGGCGGAAGGTCCCCGCACCCGTGACATGAAGGGCGACGCCTCCACCGCCGACGTCGGCAGCGCGATTGCCGCGCTGGTCGTCGCGGGCTGA